The Pontibacter sp. SGAir0037 DNA segment GTGGTAGAGGGTTCGCCGGAGGCAGTGGAGTTTGCCTGGTTAGTGGGTGCCGGAGAGCTGACAGGCAGTGGTTTTGGGGCTTTAAATCTTTAGCAATATGAGTGAAACTATACTTTACTTAGTAAAATTTACAGGGCCTTTTGCTTTTATTAAGCCTTGGACCGCAGTAAGAGACATTGAAACATATAGTCAGCAATTTCTAACGCCTTCTATTACAGAGGGGATTGAGAAAAAGCTCTTCCCTCAACTATTAGGCACCTCGGGTATACAGAAAATCAAAAGGCATCGGCTCAGATACGCTGGCATGTCAATGCAAATGGAGCAGACGCAAACCAGAGGCTGGAATAAAAGCAGCAAGAAAATGGAAAGGCCACGCTCTATATTATATCGGGGGATATTACTGAATCCTGTTTTGTATTTAGCTTTTGCGTCAGAGAAAGATGCTCAAATAGCCTCTCAACAACATATCTGCTTATGTAGAAATGAAGATGTACTCTTACCTGATGAGCAAATAGTAACTGTAACAGAACTTGAATTTGATACAAACCAAGAGCAGTATGCTGGCTTTGAACTTATGTTTGAGCAAAGTGAGCATGCTTTCTTAGTGGGTCATAACCGCTGGAGTGATGCTGAACCCATGTATGGCTCATTAAAAACCTATGGTAATCCCGTAAGAATCTTATCCTAAAACAATATGGAAGCCATTTCAAATACCATCACTGCCTCAAACCTTTCACATCTTAAAGCAAAGGGCAAGCCTGATTATACTACGCTGTATGACCACTTGCTACATGTGGCCATGGTAGCAGAAAAAGTAGCAGTACATGCAGGATTAGATATAGCGTTGGCACGGACTGGCGCTTTACTGCATGATATTGGCAAAGCCAGCAAAGCTTTTCAGAAGAAATTAAAGCCTGGATATAAACATGATAGTAATGAGCCACCATTCAGACATGAAATTGCCTCACTGTTTTTTTTACCCTTATTCCCAGAACATGAACATGCTGCCCTCATAGAGATGATTGTTGCCCATCATAAATCAAGTAAAAAAGATGTGAAGCTGCTGGGTATATGTGATCTGGAATATGAGCGGTTTGACGAGGGAATCAATTTAGAAAATCATCTTAATGAGTGGGAGGACTGGAACAAAGAAGCTCTTGAACTTTTATCTTTATTGGGTATTGAGACACGATCTATCTCCAGAGAAGAAGCAGAATCAGCTTATTATAAAACAGTTAGCTATTGTGACACAGCAGAGCCTGGTTATTCTGAATGGAAAGGCTTATTGATGGGTGCTGATCACTTTGCGTCTGCATTAATTCATAAGACTTCGGCTCAACTCGCTCCTATGTTCAAGATACCCAATTTAAGGTATTACAACAGGGAGAGCAAATTACACCCCTTATCGCTCATCTCAGCTTTATCAGAAAAAAAACACACATTAGTTACAGCGCCAACCGGCGCCGGGAAAACTGATTTCTTGATGAGAAGGTGCTCTGGTAGAGTTTTCTATACGTTACCGTTTCAAGCTTCTATCAATGCCATGCACCAAAGATTTTGTAGCGACCTAAGAGCTGATAATCCTGGTTTAGATATTAGACTGCTTCATTCTTCCTCCAGCTTAAATATTGAAAAAGGAAAGATTGAGGAAAAGATTCTTCAGGGACACATAGGCGCTTCCGTTAAAGTACTTACCCCGCACCAGATGGCAGGCATTGTGTTCGGCACCAACGGATATGAGGCAGTTATTATGGATTTAAGAGACAGCGATGTTATTCTGGATGAAATTCATACCTATACCCAAGTGACGCGTGCCATTGTGCTCAAAATTATTGAAATGCTTAAAAACCTGAATTGCAGGCTGCACATTGGTACAGCAACAATGCCCTCCTGCCTCTATAACCAGATTCTTGAGATATTAGGAGAAGGTAATGTATATCAGGTACGTCTAGCAGATGAGGAATTAGAGAAATTCAACCGCCACAAAATTTTCAAAAGTGATGATTTTGAAGCTTGCCATGAGCTTCTGAAAGCTGCCGTGGCAGATACAAAAAAAGGAAAGAAAGTTCTTTTAGTAGCTAATAAGGTTAAAACAGCTCAAGAGTGGTTTAAGTACTTGGAAGAGCATTTTTCATCGGTACCCAAAATGCTTATTCATAGCCGCTTTAAGCGTAAAGACAGGCAGCAACTGGAAAAAATGCTCACGGGCAACAGATTAGACGAGAAAGGTAGCCCAATACAAGAATTTAATACAGCAGAAGGCGCTTGCATTGTAGTTGCTACTCAAGTAGTTGAAGTAAGTCTGGATATCAGCTTTGATTTAATGATAACGCAATGTGCACCAATTGATGTACTTATCCAACGCTTTGGCCGAATCAACAGGAAACGTACTGAAACCACAATTGGCAAATATAAACCTGTATATGTTTTGGCTCCCCCGCAATCTAATGACGATGCTAAACCATATGAACTGGAAATCCTTCAGCGAAGCTACGCTGCGCTCCCTGATCAGGAGGTGCTGGATGAGAAGAGTTTACAGGCAAGAATAGACGCTGTATTTCCTGAAATCGAAGATACTACAGTAGAGAAGGAGGCAATTTTCAGCAAAGGACGCTGGCGAATTGATAAACTGCAACACAAGGCTAAGTCTGTTCTGCTGGAAAAGCTTGACATTGATAGCGTAACCTGTATAACTCAAGCAGACCAGGAGGCTTACGAAAGAGCTGATTACGAAGATCGGATGAAGTATGAAATTCCTGTACGTTACCACTCAATGGCACACCAGCATTTGGATCAGTCATCTTTAGGAACCAGGCCTTTCATTGTACCTAACAGTGCTTACAATATTGAGAAAGGGCTGCTGATGGATTTAGCAAACCCGGAGCATTATACAAATAAGTACAGATTTATTTAAGATAATATGATAGCTGTAAACATAGGCCGAAAACTTTTGGAACTTTACAATCAAGAGAATGAAGAGCACCTTAGCCCTAAAGATTTTTTTGAAAAAGTTTACTTCGAACTATTCTACAATCACTCAAAATACATGCAATGGGTGACAAACTCTCCTTTTGTGCAAATGAAGAAGGGCCAAAAGCCTGATGCCCTTACAGAAGTTGAACGGCAGGAAAAGCTACTGAATCTCCATGAAAAGATTGGTGCTGGTTTAAAGGATGCAAGTATAGCTATTGGTTTTCCTGCTTCCGAAGAAAAAGAGTTTGCCACAACCTCAGGACAAGTTTCTGCATTAGCCATGTTCTCTACAGTAGATGATGTTTATTGTTCCTGGATAGGTAGTGGATTAGGTATAGGTGTAGCCGGAGGACTTTCTATTTTCTTCAAACATCCCAAAATACTGATGACAGTTTTTAAAGGTTGGCAGTATTATCGCGAATACCTAAATGATGCAACTTATACAGGCCTGCGAGGAAATCAGATTAACACATGGAACGGCCAATGGCTTTCCCATGTATTTAGTAGGGACTACAGAGCCTATGATCCATTACAAAACTTCAATCCTTTTGGCTCCATAGCTGGCGGTGGTTTAGAACTAACCACCGCTAGCTGGACCTCTGTGCTTTTTGGTATTTCCAGAACACTTCCTAATACAGATCTGACAGGCTACGTGTACAGTCTCGGTCAAACCAATAAAACGCTTGGTTTTGTGCCTTTTCGTTTGCCACAAATACAACGCCCTATCCAACTCTACAAAAAGCTTTTTAATGATCAATATCATCAAGACGCTAAAAGAATTGAGCCGCTATATGGTACTGCATTTAGCTTTCAAAGAGCTTGCCAAATGGGCGCTATAGGTGTACAGGCACTTGAGCCTAAAGGCCTAAGAGGTCTGATTCCTACTGGAAAAGATGCTGTCAGCTTGCCTAATTTCTCCAAAGCTGATCAAGAAAAATTTATCTCATTTAGAACATATCAAACCTGGTTATTAGCAATGTTAAACAATGATGAACTCTGGGATACTGCCGGTGAAGCAGCCCAAGCTTTCCTACAATATGAAGCAGGTGCAGGAAAAGCAAGAAAAGACAGGTCTAATAAAGTAAAATCTGTTTTAGATACAGCTCGAAAGCCGCAGTTCATGCGAGAGCTTGCTGAAATAGTTGAAGAGGCCGACAACAAGGATGTGCTTGTTGAATTAGGCAAAACAGTAAACAGAATGCCTGCGGATAATGTGAGTTACTTTATAACCCTTATCCGCTTCCGCTATGCTGAGTTTTCTTCTAAACCTGTTCAAGAACCTGTAAAATAATTAAATCAAAATCATATGAATCACTTC contains these protein-coding regions:
- the cas3 gene encoding CRISPR-associated helicase Cas3'; this translates as MEAISNTITASNLSHLKAKGKPDYTTLYDHLLHVAMVAEKVAVHAGLDIALARTGALLHDIGKASKAFQKKLKPGYKHDSNEPPFRHEIASLFFLPLFPEHEHAALIEMIVAHHKSSKKDVKLLGICDLEYERFDEGINLENHLNEWEDWNKEALELLSLLGIETRSISREEAESAYYKTVSYCDTAEPGYSEWKGLLMGADHFASALIHKTSAQLAPMFKIPNLRYYNRESKLHPLSLISALSEKKHTLVTAPTGAGKTDFLMRRCSGRVFYTLPFQASINAMHQRFCSDLRADNPGLDIRLLHSSSSLNIEKGKIEEKILQGHIGASVKVLTPHQMAGIVFGTNGYEAVIMDLRDSDVILDEIHTYTQVTRAIVLKIIEMLKNLNCRLHIGTATMPSCLYNQILEILGEGNVYQVRLADEELEKFNRHKIFKSDDFEACHELLKAAVADTKKGKKVLLVANKVKTAQEWFKYLEEHFSSVPKMLIHSRFKRKDRQQLEKMLTGNRLDEKGSPIQEFNTAEGACIVVATQVVEVSLDISFDLMITQCAPIDVLIQRFGRINRKRTETTIGKYKPVYVLAPPQSNDDAKPYELEILQRSYAALPDQEVLDEKSLQARIDAVFPEIEDTTVEKEAIFSKGRWRIDKLQHKAKSVLLEKLDIDSVTCITQADQEAYERADYEDRMKYEIPVRYHSMAHQHLDQSSLGTRPFIVPNSAYNIEKGLLMDLANPEHYTNKYRFI